In Flavobacterium lacustre, a genomic segment contains:
- the ppsA gene encoding phosphoenolpyruvate synthase has protein sequence MKNYKYILFFNQIGIGSIGKVGGKNASLGEMYNQLNPMGINIPNGFALTAKGYRLFRKANNLEKPLKDLLSSLDTKQYSNLSFIGEKARNLILSATIPEEIRLEIHFAYQSLCKQCGVDSLDVAVRSSATSEDLPSASFAGQMQSFLNISGESQLVDAIHRCFISLYTDRAIKYRHDMGFAKLGIAISVGVQQMVRSDKASSGVAFTIDPDSGFENTIIINGCWGLGENIVQGTVTPDEWMVFKPILGNPDFNPILKRNCGRKEFTMIYSEKPESSSAEDTIVNTNTALEKQNQFSLTNQEVIQLSQWCYTIEKHYKKAMDIEWAKDGLNNQLYIVQARPETVHEKANKKVREIYKLKEKGTVLTQGIALGDKIASGKARILNNPQEGHLLQNGEIIVTDLTNPDWDPIMKRASAIITNKGGRTSHAAIVARELGTVAVVGCGNATSAIKNGQEITVSCAEGKEGIIYDGILKWDIKEHDFSLLEMPRTDPMLILADPERAFELSHYPNQGVGLMRMEFAISNTIKIHPLALCEPEKITDEKVVSQIAELTKGYTDPKNYFIDKLAEAVAIVAAAFYPKDVIVRMSDFKSNEYANLIGGKYFEPDEENPMIGFRGASRYYSDFYRKGFALECEAMKKVRNEMGLHNVKLMIPFCRTVDEGENVLTEMAKNGLVQGINELEVYVMIEIPSNVLMADEFAKLFDGFSIGSNDLTQLTLGLDRDSALVSYLFSEENPAVKALIKETIRVAKRFKIKVGLCGQAPSDLPQFARFLVNEGIDSISFNPDALIKGIENILEAEKKIKRKILM, from the coding sequence ATGAAAAATTATAAATATATTCTGTTTTTTAATCAGATTGGTATTGGTTCTATTGGCAAAGTTGGAGGTAAAAATGCGTCTCTTGGCGAAATGTACAATCAGCTAAACCCTATGGGCATTAATATTCCTAATGGATTTGCTTTGACTGCCAAAGGATATCGGCTTTTCCGTAAAGCAAATAATCTGGAAAAACCATTGAAAGATTTATTGTCTTCATTAGACACAAAACAGTACTCTAACCTTTCTTTCATTGGAGAAAAAGCAAGAAATCTTATTTTATCTGCAACTATTCCGGAGGAAATTCGGCTTGAAATACATTTTGCTTACCAATCGCTATGCAAACAATGCGGAGTAGATTCTCTTGATGTAGCCGTTCGAAGCAGCGCTACTTCAGAAGATTTACCTTCCGCAAGTTTCGCCGGTCAAATGCAATCTTTTTTGAATATTAGTGGAGAATCTCAATTAGTGGATGCCATACACCGCTGTTTTATATCCTTATATACTGATCGTGCTATTAAATACCGCCATGATATGGGCTTTGCCAAGCTAGGCATTGCTATTTCCGTAGGCGTACAACAAATGGTGCGAAGCGATAAAGCGTCCTCTGGAGTTGCTTTTACTATTGATCCAGATTCAGGATTTGAGAACACTATTATCATTAATGGCTGCTGGGGATTAGGCGAAAACATTGTGCAAGGTACCGTTACTCCTGACGAATGGATGGTGTTTAAACCTATTTTGGGCAATCCTGATTTTAATCCTATTCTAAAGAGAAATTGCGGAAGAAAAGAATTTACCATGATTTACTCCGAAAAACCAGAAAGTTCCTCTGCAGAAGATACAATTGTAAATACTAATACTGCTTTAGAAAAACAAAATCAATTCTCATTAACAAACCAAGAAGTGATTCAGCTTTCGCAATGGTGCTATACAATTGAGAAACATTATAAAAAAGCTATGGATATAGAATGGGCAAAGGACGGGTTGAACAATCAACTATATATTGTTCAGGCGCGCCCGGAAACTGTTCATGAAAAAGCAAATAAAAAGGTCCGGGAAATTTACAAACTCAAAGAAAAAGGAACGGTTTTAACCCAAGGAATTGCTCTTGGCGATAAAATTGCTTCCGGAAAAGCCCGGATTCTAAACAATCCACAAGAGGGTCATTTGTTGCAAAACGGAGAAATCATCGTTACCGATTTGACAAATCCTGATTGGGATCCAATAATGAAAAGAGCATCGGCAATCATTACCAATAAAGGAGGACGCACCAGCCATGCCGCCATTGTTGCCCGTGAATTGGGCACCGTTGCCGTGGTAGGATGCGGAAATGCAACTTCTGCAATAAAAAACGGTCAGGAAATCACTGTATCCTGTGCCGAAGGAAAAGAGGGTATTATTTACGACGGAATTCTGAAATGGGACATAAAAGAACATGATTTCAGTCTGCTTGAAATGCCAAGAACGGACCCAATGCTGATTCTTGCTGATCCGGAAAGAGCTTTTGAACTGAGTCATTACCCCAATCAGGGTGTGGGTTTGATGCGAATGGAGTTTGCAATTTCGAATACAATTAAAATTCATCCCTTGGCTTTGTGCGAACCTGAAAAGATAACAGATGAAAAAGTGGTCTCCCAAATAGCCGAATTAACGAAAGGCTACACCGATCCTAAAAATTATTTTATCGACAAACTGGCCGAAGCAGTAGCAATAGTCGCAGCAGCTTTTTATCCGAAAGATGTTATTGTGCGAATGAGTGATTTCAAAAGTAATGAATATGCCAATCTCATCGGAGGGAAATATTTTGAACCTGATGAAGAAAATCCAATGATAGGTTTTCGGGGCGCTTCCCGTTATTACAGTGATTTTTATCGAAAAGGTTTTGCTTTAGAATGTGAAGCTATGAAAAAAGTACGAAACGAAATGGGACTTCATAATGTAAAACTGATGATTCCTTTTTGCAGAACGGTCGATGAAGGTGAAAATGTACTTACAGAAATGGCTAAAAACGGATTAGTACAAGGCATCAACGAACTGGAAGTATATGTAATGATTGAGATTCCAAGTAATGTATTAATGGCCGATGAATTCGCCAAACTATTTGATGGATTCTCTATTGGTTCTAATGATTTAACACAACTTACTTTAGGTTTAGACAGAGACTCGGCATTAGTAAGTTATCTGTTCAGCGAAGAAAATCCTGCTGTCAAAGCTTTAATCAAAGAAACGATTCGGGTGGCAAAGCGTTTCAAAATAAAAGTGGGTTTATGCGGACAAGCTCCAAGTGACCTTCCGCAATTTGCGAGATTTTTAGTAAACGAAGGAATTGACAGCATCTCATTTAATCCTGATGCATTAATAAAAGGCATTGAAAATATTTTGGAAGCCGAAAAAAAAATAAAAAGAAAAATTTTAATGTAA
- the pdhA gene encoding pyruvate dehydrogenase (acetyl-transferring) E1 component subunit alpha gives MLQATTIPKSIDAKNGLLHLYQMLLIRRFEEKAAEQYSKAKIRGFLHLYIGEEAVAVGVTQALTDDDIILSTYREHGHAIARGINPEVIMAEMYGKLEGCSRGRGGSMHIFDVSKKFYGGNAIVGGHLPMAVGMALASKKQKKKTITCCFFGEGAAAEGEFHEALNLASIWKVPVLFVCENNLYAMGTALKYSHAETELKKKGVSYGIEASSVDGMDLMAVIEATNSAVQKIRSNGKPYLLVCNTYRFRAHSMFDAELYRDKKEVEEWKKRDPIPQFEQFLLQKQWITAAEIATFERKIEISVQKAVDFAEAGTWEPLDQLTKFVYSEK, from the coding sequence ATGTTACAAGCAACCACTATTCCTAAATCTATTGATGCAAAAAATGGCTTGCTCCATTTGTATCAAATGCTGCTCATTCGACGATTTGAAGAAAAAGCTGCTGAACAATATAGCAAAGCCAAAATTAGAGGTTTTCTACATTTATATATTGGAGAAGAAGCTGTAGCTGTTGGGGTAACACAAGCTTTAACTGATGACGACATTATATTAAGTACTTACCGAGAACACGGTCATGCTATAGCTCGAGGAATAAATCCCGAAGTTATCATGGCTGAAATGTATGGCAAACTAGAAGGTTGCAGCCGAGGCCGAGGCGGCTCAATGCATATTTTTGATGTCTCAAAAAAATTTTACGGAGGCAATGCAATCGTTGGCGGGCATCTTCCGATGGCAGTCGGAATGGCATTAGCATCCAAAAAACAAAAGAAAAAAACCATTACTTGTTGCTTTTTTGGTGAAGGCGCCGCTGCTGAAGGTGAATTTCACGAAGCGCTGAATCTGGCGTCAATTTGGAAAGTTCCCGTATTATTTGTCTGTGAAAATAATTTGTATGCCATGGGAACAGCACTCAAGTATTCTCATGCCGAAACTGAATTGAAAAAAAAGGGAGTTTCATATGGAATTGAAGCTTCTTCAGTTGACGGAATGGATTTAATGGCAGTTATAGAAGCTACAAATTCAGCAGTACAAAAAATAAGAAGCAACGGAAAACCGTACTTATTGGTATGCAACACCTATCGCTTTCGGGCACATTCAATGTTTGATGCCGAGTTATACCGCGATAAAAAAGAAGTGGAAGAATGGAAAAAAAGAGATCCAATTCCGCAATTTGAGCAGTTTCTTTTGCAAAAGCAATGGATAACGGCAGCTGAAATTGCCACTTTTGAAAGGAAAATAGAGATAAGCGTTCAGAAAGCAGTAGATTTTGCGGAAGCAGGAACATGGGAACCTTTAGATCAATTGACAAAATTTGTTTACAGTGAAAAATAA
- a CDS encoding OsmC family protein, which produces MQTYEVNLKWTGRRKGVLSSPVLPKEIEVATPPDFPKGMEGIWSPEHLFVASVNSCLLSTFLTIAENSKLEFVSFESKSTCKVDLVDGKYTITEIILKPKIVIPYSQKPDRAKHIIEMSEKSCIISNAIKTTIRLEPEIYVEHSLIKLSDLP; this is translated from the coding sequence ATGCAAACGTACGAAGTAAACTTAAAATGGACCGGCAGAAGAAAAGGAGTTCTCAGCTCTCCGGTTCTGCCAAAAGAAATTGAAGTCGCCACACCTCCTGATTTTCCGAAGGGAATGGAAGGAATCTGGTCACCTGAACATTTATTCGTCGCATCGGTCAACAGTTGTCTGCTGAGTACATTTTTGACTATTGCCGAAAATTCTAAATTAGAATTTGTCAGTTTTGAAAGCAAATCTACTTGCAAAGTCGATCTCGTGGACGGAAAATACACCATAACAGAAATCATTTTGAAACCAAAAATCGTGATTCCTTATTCGCAAAAACCAGACAGAGCAAAACATATTATAGAAATGAGTGAAAAATCATGTATTATTTCTAATGCCATCAAAACAACTATTCGCTTAGAACCGGAAATATACGTTGAACACAGCCTTATAAAACTTAGTGATTTGCCCTAA
- the acsA gene encoding acetate--CoA ligase: MISIKNKTEHHLLDYEKVRTSFSWKNIAQELSGLPDSKGLNIAHEAVDRHAETELKDTVALRFIRKDRSFQDFTYGELQKLTSKFANVLQNLGIKKGERIFSLAGRIPELYITALGTLKFTAVFCPLFSVFGPEPIFQRLSRGDASVIITTSALFEKKIQSILERLPALHYIILIDTKEHLSKKILSYSKLMEQAKDEFIIPETNPEDSALLHFTSGTTGMPKGVLHVHQAVLTHYITGKYVLDFHKGDRYWCTADPGWVTGTSYGIIAPLLHGITSIIDEEEFDAVRWYSILEEHKINIWYTAPTAIRRLMRMNIKPYKEYNLKNLRLILSVGEPLHAEAVLWGQRNFGIPILDNWWQTETGGIMIANYPSMKVKPGSMGKPLPGIEIAIAEVNNKELKIITEPDFQGHLVLKKGFPSLFRSYLHEEERYKKCFIGEWYLSGDLAKKDIDGYFWFIGRADDIIKTSGHMVGPFEVESTLMRHPAVAEAAVIGKPEATIGELVKAFVVLKPEKEANEETKMDIMAFARKEMGPAVAPKEIEFTDNIPKTRSGKILRRLLKARELGLPEGDLSTLEQS, encoded by the coding sequence ATGATTTCCATCAAAAATAAAACAGAACACCACCTTTTGGATTATGAAAAAGTTCGTACTTCTTTTTCATGGAAAAATATTGCACAAGAATTAAGCGGTCTTCCTGACTCAAAAGGACTGAATATTGCCCACGAAGCCGTTGATCGTCATGCTGAAACAGAGCTGAAAGATACTGTTGCGCTACGTTTTATTCGAAAAGACAGGAGTTTTCAAGACTTTACTTATGGCGAATTACAGAAACTAACTTCCAAATTTGCTAATGTGCTACAGAATTTAGGAATAAAAAAAGGAGAACGCATCTTCTCTTTAGCTGGAAGAATTCCCGAATTATACATTACTGCATTGGGAACCTTGAAATTCACGGCTGTATTTTGCCCACTTTTTTCTGTTTTTGGGCCTGAACCTATTTTTCAAAGATTAAGCAGAGGTGATGCGTCCGTAATAATTACAACTTCAGCTTTATTTGAAAAAAAGATACAATCTATACTCGAAAGGCTTCCCGCGCTTCATTATATCATTCTTATTGATACCAAAGAACATCTTTCGAAAAAAATACTATCCTACTCTAAACTAATGGAACAAGCCAAAGACGAGTTTATCATTCCGGAAACAAATCCGGAAGATTCGGCACTTTTGCATTTCACAAGCGGTACCACAGGAATGCCTAAAGGAGTTTTGCATGTTCACCAAGCCGTTCTCACTCATTATATAACCGGCAAATATGTACTGGATTTTCATAAAGGCGACCGGTATTGGTGTACCGCAGATCCTGGCTGGGTTACCGGAACATCATACGGAATTATTGCTCCGTTACTTCACGGAATCACCAGTATTATTGATGAAGAAGAATTTGATGCCGTAAGGTGGTATTCTATCCTCGAAGAACATAAAATAAACATTTGGTATACCGCTCCCACTGCCATCAGGCGATTGATGCGGATGAATATAAAACCCTACAAAGAATATAATCTCAAAAATCTGAGGTTAATTCTGAGCGTAGGAGAACCGCTTCATGCCGAAGCAGTCCTTTGGGGTCAGAGAAATTTTGGGATTCCAATTTTGGATAATTGGTGGCAAACTGAAACTGGAGGAATTATGATTGCCAATTATCCATCAATGAAAGTAAAACCCGGTTCTATGGGAAAACCTTTACCCGGAATTGAAATTGCGATTGCCGAAGTCAATAATAAAGAATTAAAAATAATTACAGAGCCTGATTTTCAAGGTCATTTGGTTTTAAAAAAAGGATTTCCATCTCTTTTCAGAAGCTATTTACATGAAGAAGAACGCTATAAAAAATGCTTTATTGGCGAATGGTACCTCAGCGGTGATTTAGCCAAAAAAGATATCGATGGCTATTTTTGGTTTATTGGTCGAGCCGATGACATTATCAAAACTTCAGGTCATATGGTTGGTCCTTTTGAAGTTGAAAGTACACTAATGCGTCATCCTGCTGTAGCCGAAGCCGCCGTAATAGGAAAGCCCGAAGCAACTATTGGAGAATTAGTCAAAGCTTTTGTGGTATTAAAACCCGAAAAAGAAGCCAATGAGGAAACCAAAATGGATATCATGGCTTTTGCTCGAAAAGAAATGGGACCCGCAGTTGCTCCCAAAGAAATTGAATTCACAGACAATATTCCCAAAACACGAAGCGGGAAAATTTTAAGACGATTGCTAAAAGCCCGAGAATTGGGATTACCGGAAGGAGATCTTTCAACATTAGAACAATCGTAA
- a CDS encoding dihydrolipoamide acetyltransferase family protein — MIEFRMPSLGADMEDGTLIEWKKKTGDTVKRGDCIAEVETQKGLIEIEVFDEGIIDEILIPEGTKVPVGTIMAMIKPSSVSLETKPTTLQPTEEKITEPILIENIEEKSIKASPLAKRIASDNHIDISKIKGTGEDGVITKDDVEQVIRQQKPTETAKKIPSTETIRAAVAAAMSKSNREIPHYYLEKKINITQALVWLKEQNKERKVTARLLPVVLFIKATAKTLTGFPDLNAVWENGLQPKTSINIGFVVSLRTGGIIVPAISNANLKSIDEIMETLNDIIPRARALKLRSSELSDSTITLTNLGEGGADSVFGVIYPPQVAVIGFGSISDQPFAENGMLGIRSVVSVSLAGDHRATDGLTGSRFLSALDTNLQNPETL; from the coding sequence ATGATTGAATTTCGAATGCCCAGTCTGGGTGCTGATATGGAAGACGGCACATTAATCGAATGGAAGAAAAAAACAGGCGATACGGTGAAGCGCGGAGATTGTATTGCCGAAGTGGAAACTCAAAAAGGACTCATTGAAATTGAAGTATTTGATGAAGGAATTATTGATGAAATACTAATCCCAGAAGGAACCAAAGTACCGGTAGGAACCATTATGGCGATGATAAAACCAAGCAGCGTTTCATTAGAAACAAAACCAACTACTTTACAACCAACCGAAGAAAAAATTACCGAACCAATATTGATAGAAAATATTGAAGAGAAAAGTATCAAAGCATCGCCTTTGGCCAAACGAATTGCTTCTGATAATCATATTGATATTTCAAAAATAAAAGGAACAGGTGAAGACGGAGTGATTACTAAAGATGATGTGGAGCAGGTTATCAGACAACAAAAACCAACTGAGACAGCAAAAAAAATCCCTTCTACTGAAACCATTCGCGCTGCCGTAGCTGCTGCAATGAGTAAATCGAATAGAGAAATTCCGCATTATTATTTAGAGAAAAAAATAAATATAACCCAAGCGTTAGTATGGCTAAAAGAACAAAATAAAGAACGAAAAGTAACTGCCCGACTTCTTCCAGTTGTTTTATTTATAAAAGCAACTGCAAAAACCCTGACCGGATTTCCTGATTTGAATGCCGTTTGGGAAAATGGTTTACAACCAAAGACGTCTATTAATATTGGTTTTGTAGTATCACTGCGTACCGGTGGAATTATTGTTCCTGCCATTTCAAATGCTAATCTAAAAAGTATTGACGAAATTATGGAAACACTAAACGATATTATTCCACGGGCAAGAGCATTGAAATTGCGAAGTTCAGAATTGAGTGATTCTACAATTACCTTGACAAACCTTGGCGAAGGTGGAGCCGATTCTGTTTTTGGTGTAATTTATCCTCCGCAAGTTGCTGTTATTGGTTTTGGAAGTATATCCGATCAGCCTTTTGCCGAGAACGGAATGTTAGGCATTCGGTCTGTTGTTTCTGTAAGTCTGGCCGGAGATCATCGCGCCACTGACGGACTTACTGGCAGCCGGTTTTTGAGTGCTTTAGATACTAATTTACAAAATCCGGAAACCTTATGA
- a CDS encoding zinc ribbon domain-containing protein has translation MKAIKLNSLKNKSIEDIQFCQSCGVPLNTNKIKGTEHDGIKSNEYCKYCYENSNFKNPEMNLDEMKKNVKNKMEQLNLPNYMVQKALNILPALKRWKNKQFVI, from the coding sequence ATGAAAGCCATTAAACTAAACTCTTTAAAAAACAAAAGTATTGAAGACATTCAATTTTGTCAAAGTTGTGGCGTGCCACTTAACACAAATAAAATTAAAGGAACGGAACATGACGGTATTAAAAGCAATGAATATTGTAAGTATTGTTATGAGAACAGTAATTTTAAAAATCCCGAGATGAATTTGGATGAAATGAAAAAGAACGTCAAAAATAAAATGGAACAATTAAATCTTCCTAATTACATGGTTCAAAAAGCACTAAATATTTTGCCGGCTTTAAAAAGATGGAAAAACAAACAATTTGTTATTTAA
- a CDS encoding alpha-ketoacid dehydrogenase subunit beta translates to MQNNGATITITYREALKQGLREALQNDESVFLMGEDVGRYGGAFAVSKGLLKEFGEERIMDVPLSESGFVGAGIGAAIAGMKPIIEVMTVNFSLLAMDQIVNNAATLQHMSGGQLHVPLVIRMACGVGRQLGAQHSHSWEPFYAHIPGLIILSVGTHEDARNMLRSALQSTDPVIIFEYTAMLNMEEKIDLNPTIVDINKAKVLRKGKDISIITYGTGVYKSLQAAIELAAVGIDAEVIDLRVLHPLDEETFLASVAKTHRAIIVEDAWRSVSISSEISARIMEKAFYELDAPVQRLCGIEVPIPYSAHMEEASVPQQNDIINAVKKMIRHD, encoded by the coding sequence ATGCAAAACAACGGCGCAACAATAACCATCACGTATAGAGAAGCCTTAAAACAAGGCCTTCGTGAAGCATTACAAAATGACGAAAGTGTTTTTTTAATGGGAGAAGACGTGGGTCGCTACGGTGGTGCTTTTGCCGTGAGCAAAGGATTGCTAAAGGAATTTGGAGAAGAACGCATTATGGATGTTCCACTATCAGAGTCTGGTTTTGTGGGAGCGGGTATCGGTGCTGCAATAGCCGGAATGAAACCCATTATTGAAGTCATGACTGTTAATTTCAGTTTACTGGCCATGGATCAAATTGTGAATAATGCCGCTACTTTACAGCATATGTCGGGCGGGCAATTACATGTTCCGTTAGTTATAAGAATGGCTTGCGGAGTTGGAAGACAATTAGGAGCGCAACACTCTCACAGTTGGGAACCTTTTTATGCACACATTCCGGGATTAATAATTCTATCTGTTGGCACTCATGAAGATGCCCGAAATATGTTGCGATCGGCGTTACAAAGTACAGATCCTGTTATCATTTTTGAATATACGGCAATGCTGAATATGGAAGAAAAAATTGATTTAAACCCAACAATTGTTGATATTAACAAAGCAAAAGTACTAAGAAAAGGAAAAGATATTTCTATTATCACTTATGGCACTGGCGTCTATAAAAGTTTACAAGCCGCTATAGAATTAGCCGCTGTAGGAATTGATGCCGAAGTGATTGATTTGCGGGTTTTACATCCTTTAGATGAAGAGACTTTTCTGGCCTCGGTTGCCAAAACACATCGGGCAATTATTGTTGAGGATGCTTGGCGTTCTGTAAGTATTTCATCAGAAATTAGTGCGCGAATCATGGAAAAAGCCTTTTATGAGTTGGACGCCCCAGTACAACGGTTATGTGGGATAGAAGTTCCCATTCCCTACTCTGCCCACATGGAAGAAGCTTCTGTTCCTCAACAAAATGATATTATCAATGCAGTAAAAAAAATGATACGCCATGATTGA
- a CDS encoding trypsin-like peptidase domain-containing protein, translating into MTTFGKRNWKNTGIYWLFILLLFQGCQAQDKKSEKNIDVIQQNAASNPEKVSYTGNVDFRLAAKIATPGVVHIKCSFKSQMQQYRNEDKNEFYFYDIPDPLKDFFKSDPFFRDFKFQVPKGEQYDSLPVIGSGSGVILTPDGFIVTNNHLVKDAYEINITLFDGRSYPAKVIGNDPQTDLALLKINENKLSFIQFGDSDTIEVGEWVVAVGNPFNLASTVTAGIVSAKARNINILTDQGAIESFIQTDAAVNPGNSGGALVSLEGKLIGINTAIATPTGVYAGYAFAIPVDIVKKVANDLMNFGTVQRGVLGIVIRDMNSTLAKEIPIDRANGVYVDSVTAAGAAKEAGVRAKDVIISIDGIETVTSAKLQEIVMRKRPGEKVKITLIRNGKDQKELTAILKKQEENIPIIKNTEKVLLKNLGVELVAINKEDQKKYNVKTGLKITKLYDGKLKQNTNIREGFVITAVNNHVVSNISSFVEALKSQQRGIMLEGKYAGDPTLYYYAFGL; encoded by the coding sequence ATGACAACATTCGGAAAAAGAAATTGGAAAAATACTGGAATATATTGGTTGTTTATCCTTCTATTATTTCAAGGATGCCAGGCACAGGATAAAAAAAGCGAAAAAAATATTGACGTAATTCAACAAAATGCGGCATCAAATCCCGAAAAAGTTTCTTACACCGGAAATGTAGATTTCAGATTAGCCGCCAAAATAGCAACTCCAGGCGTAGTACACATTAAATGCTCTTTCAAATCTCAAATGCAACAATATAGAAATGAGGACAAAAATGAATTCTATTTTTATGACATTCCTGACCCACTAAAAGATTTTTTCAAAAGTGATCCTTTTTTTAGGGATTTTAAATTTCAAGTTCCAAAAGGAGAACAGTATGATTCTCTTCCGGTTATTGGCAGCGGATCTGGAGTAATACTAACACCTGACGGATTTATTGTAACCAATAATCACTTGGTCAAAGACGCCTATGAAATCAACATTACTTTATTTGACGGACGCTCCTATCCTGCAAAAGTAATTGGTAATGATCCGCAAACAGATTTAGCACTCCTTAAGATTAACGAAAACAAACTTTCCTTTATCCAATTTGGCGATAGTGACACTATTGAAGTTGGAGAATGGGTAGTTGCAGTAGGAAATCCTTTCAATCTAGCCTCAACCGTTACTGCAGGAATTGTAAGTGCCAAAGCCCGAAACATAAATATCCTGACAGATCAAGGGGCTATTGAATCCTTCATACAAACCGATGCTGCCGTAAATCCCGGTAACAGCGGCGGTGCATTAGTTTCATTAGAAGGAAAACTCATTGGGATTAATACCGCAATAGCAACGCCTACTGGTGTTTATGCGGGCTATGCTTTTGCTATTCCAGTAGATATTGTAAAAAAAGTGGCTAACGATCTTATGAATTTTGGTACTGTACAAAGAGGCGTTTTAGGAATTGTAATTCGGGATATGAACAGTACACTTGCAAAAGAAATCCCTATTGACCGTGCCAATGGTGTTTATGTCGATAGCGTAACAGCAGCCGGTGCAGCAAAAGAAGCTGGCGTGAGAGCCAAAGATGTTATCATCAGTATTGATGGTATTGAGACCGTTACCTCGGCAAAACTACAAGAGATTGTTATGCGAAAACGTCCTGGTGAAAAAGTAAAAATTACATTAATCCGAAACGGAAAAGACCAAAAAGAACTTACTGCAATTCTCAAAAAACAAGAAGAAAACATTCCTATCATAAAAAATACCGAAAAAGTTTTACTTAAAAATTTAGGAGTGGAACTAGTTGCGATTAATAAGGAAGACCAGAAAAAATATAATGTTAAAACCGGACTAAAAATCACAAAGCTTTATGATGGAAAACTAAAACAAAATACGAACATAAGAGAAGGATTTGTAATTACGGCAGTCAATAACCATGTAGTTTCTAACATTTCATCATTTGTTGAAGCCCTTAAATCACAACAAAGAGGCATCATGCTTGAAGGAAAATATGCCGGCGATCCCACTTTATATTATTACGCATTTGGCCTGTAA
- a CDS encoding zinc ribbon domain-containing protein: protein MKNETICQSCGMPIDSEVIKGTEKNGSINNDYCKFCYDDGVFKSPKMNLDEMKNNVKTQMKKLDLHEYTIQKAINILPALKRWKS, encoded by the coding sequence ATGAAAAATGAAACAATCTGTCAAAGTTGCGGTATGCCAATTGACTCAGAAGTGATAAAAGGAACAGAAAAAAATGGTTCAATAAATAATGACTATTGTAAGTTCTGTTATGATGATGGTGTTTTCAAAAGCCCCAAAATGAATTTGGACGAAATGAAAAATAACGTAAAAACTCAAATGAAAAAATTGGATCTTCATGAGTATACCATTCAAAAAGCGATAAATATCTTACCTGCACTAAAACGCTGGAAAAGTTAA
- a CDS encoding SDR family oxidoreductase has product METPFKNKVAIVTGGSFGIGQATALAFAKKGAKVVIVDWKENTETLDFIKNSGGEALFIQCDVSKSTDVKAMVEKTIKTFGRLDYAFNNAGIEGIQAPVKDCSEENWDKTIGVNLKGIWLCMKYEIPEMIKQGKCAIVNCSSVAGLVGFAGLPAYVASKHGVVGLTKTAALECAKLGVRVNAVCPGVIQTAMMDRITGKKKEAEEQFTELEPIGRFGQPEEIAAAVLWLCSDEASFVTGHAMAVDGGFVAQ; this is encoded by the coding sequence ATGGAAACACCATTCAAAAATAAAGTAGCTATTGTAACAGGCGGTTCATTTGGAATTGGACAAGCAACGGCTCTAGCTTTCGCAAAAAAAGGAGCAAAAGTTGTCATTGTAGATTGGAAAGAAAATACTGAAACGTTAGATTTTATTAAAAATTCAGGAGGTGAAGCTCTTTTTATCCAATGTGATGTTTCAAAATCCACAGATGTAAAAGCAATGGTCGAAAAAACCATTAAAACTTTCGGCCGATTAGATTATGCTTTCAACAATGCCGGTATCGAAGGAATTCAAGCTCCTGTAAAAGATTGCAGCGAGGAAAATTGGGACAAAACCATTGGTGTAAACCTAAAAGGAATTTGGCTTTGTATGAAATATGAAATCCCCGAAATGATAAAACAAGGAAAATGTGCTATTGTTAATTGCTCCTCGGTAGCGGGACTCGTTGGTTTTGCTGGTCTGCCTGCTTATGTAGCTTCAAAACATGGCGTTGTAGGATTAACAAAAACCGCAGCATTAGAATGTGCTAAACTTGGCGTCAGAGTTAATGCCGTTTGTCCCGGAGTGATACAAACTGCGATGATGGATCGAATTACCGGAAAGAAAAAAGAAGCCGAAGAACAATTTACTGAACTTGAACCTATTGGTCGTTTTGGTCAACCCGAAGAAATTGCTGCTGCTGTATTATGGTTGTGCTCCGACGAAGCTTCTTTTGTAACCGGACATGCAATGGCTGTAGACGGTGGTTTTGTAGCGCAATAA